The Mucilaginibacter yixingensis genome window below encodes:
- a CDS encoding SDR family oxidoreductase, whose translation MNIIITGASSGVGFEAVIELSASSQHKIIALARSQDKLTRLLEIVLGLNPDAVVYPLVFDIVHDDYTGLQDFITARFDGRVDVLINNAGALINKPFMELQEMDFVEMLQSNYLGHVRMTQAVLPLMPSGSHIVNIGSMGGFQGSSKFNGLAAYSASKAALHTLTECLAQELAPQQIKVNCLALGSAQTEMLEQAFPGYESPVMAFEMGKYIADFAIGGHKFFNGKVLPVAVTTP comes from the coding sequence ATGAACATCATCATCACAGGCGCCAGCAGCGGCGTAGGCTTTGAAGCCGTTATAGAATTGAGTGCTTCATCTCAGCATAAAATCATTGCCCTGGCACGCTCACAGGATAAATTGACCCGCCTGTTAGAAATTGTACTCGGCTTAAATCCTGACGCTGTTGTTTACCCGCTGGTTTTTGACATTGTGCACGACGACTACACCGGCCTGCAGGATTTTATTACTGCCCGCTTTGACGGCCGTGTTGATGTGTTGATTAATAACGCGGGCGCGCTCATCAACAAACCGTTTATGGAATTGCAGGAGATGGACTTTGTAGAGATGCTGCAAAGCAACTACCTGGGCCACGTGCGCATGACACAGGCCGTGCTGCCGTTGATGCCTTCCGGCAGTCACATTGTTAATATTGGCAGCATGGGCGGCTTTCAGGGCAGTTCTAAATTTAACGGACTGGCAGCTTACTCTGCCAGCAAGGCGGCCTTACACACGCTTACAGAGTGCCTGGCGCAAGAACTGGCACCACAACAGATCAAAGTAAACTGCCTGGCGCTGGGCTCGGCACAAACAGAAATGCTGGAACAGGCTTTTCCGGGCTATGAATCGCCGGTAATGGCGTTTGAAATGGGCAAGTATATTGCCGATTTTGCCATTGGCGGCCACAAGTTTTTTAACGGGAAAGTATTGCCGGTAGCGGTGACTACACCGTGA